AACGCGGTGGGCCGTGGCAGGGACCCGCCGGCGCCGTGGCTGTACGTGCACCTACAGACAGATTACAAGCCGGACGATCGGCGCTTCTTCTGCGACGACGGACAGGAGACGCTGCGTGGCGTGCGATGGCTCGTGCTCCGCTCCGACAACTACTTCGTGCCGGGCCTCTTCTTCCTCCCGCGGTACGAGGAAGAGCTGGTCCGGCTGTTCCCGCGCCGCGACACTGTGTTCCACCACCTCGGGCGGTACCTGTTCCACCCGAGCAACACGGTGTGGGGCATGGCGACGCGGTACTACAGCTCGTACCTCGCCCCGGCGGAGGAGCGGGTGGGCGTCCAGGTGCGCGAGTTCAAGTATGCGCGCATCTCCGCCGACGAACGCTACAAGCAGATCATCTCGTGCGCGAGCCGCGAGAGCCTCCTGCCCGCCGTCGAGAACGCTACTCTCCCGAGCTCTGCCTCTGACCACcaccaggagcaggagcaggagcagaagAAACGCAAGGCCGTGCTCATCGTGTCGCTCAACGGGGACTACTACGACAAGCTGAGCAGCCTGTACTACGAGCACGGCGCGGCGGCTGTGACTGTGAGCGTGTTCCAGCCGACGCACCTGGGCACGCAGCACTCGGAGAAGCGGCAGCACAACCAGAAGGCGTTGGCTGAGATAGTGTTGCTCAGCTTTTCGGACGTGGTCGTCACGTCCGCCCAATCCACGTTCGGCTACGTCAGCCAGGGGCTGGCCGGGCTGAGGCCCTGGGTGCTCATGCTCCCCGTCGACGGGAAGGTCCCCGATCCGCCGTGTCGTCTCGCCTCCACCATCGAGCCCTGCTTCATGAAGGCGCCGCACTATGACTGCCGGACCAGGGGAGACAGCGACAACGGCAAGCTGGTCCCGTACATCCGGCAGTGCGAGGATGTGTCGTATGGCGTTCAGTTGGTGGAGTAACTCAGCTCAGCTGGCCTTCCCTCAATTTGGCAGCCTCATCGTAGCTTCATCATGGCCTCTTGGTCTTGGGGGCAATCATCCTAGTTTCCTATCTGATTTGCCGTGTTGGTTGGTCCACAAATGGGTCGTATAAGAATTTTCTCTATGTTTGTTTTCTAGTTTGGCTTTTTTTTGTGGGAAAAAATAATGAAGCGACTAGTTCTCGATTGATCGAGAATTAGTTGCAACTCTCATCGAGTAAGAATCACGACGCAAATCTAATGGGTGCCATCAGTTTTAAATAATTGTAACTGAAAAACAAAGTTGCCATCCACTTCAACTTACATTGTGTACGAATCATCAGATCGAGGAGGACTATGACTGTCGCGCAGGCGTTTGCTGATGGTAGCTGGGCCGGATGTGGACCAGGCCACCCTTCAGGAGTACCTAGCTCTTTCGTCGGCGACGGCTGTGGTTCAGCTAACGCCAGACTCGCCAGAGACAGTCAGATGGGCTTGGGAGGAAACTGGGCAGTACTCTGCCAGATCGGCTTATGCGACAAATTTCTGAGGCCTCGAGAGGGCAACCTACGCTACTCTTGCGTGGAAGTCCAAAGCTCCCCTACAATGTCACTTCTTCAACTGGTTGGTAGCCCGGGATCGGTGCTGGACGTCGGACAGGTTGGCGCGGCGAGGGCTTCATCACCAGGCGGCTTGCCCCTTCTGTGATCAGGATGTGGAGACGATCAATCACATCATGCTAACTTGTGTTTTTGCCCGAATGGTGTGGGGCGCCGTGCTCGCGGCACTGGGCAAGCCAGGTTGGGCACCAGGCCAAGAGGACTCGATCGTCGAATGGTTCACAACGTGCTCGTCTATCGGGATTCGGTAGAGGGATGTCACCACCATGATCTCTCTGTGCCTATGGGAGCTCTGGAAGCATAAAAACAAGATCGTTTTCGATGGCGCCTCTCCATCGACGACAACGGTCATTGTTAGCATTGAGGACGAGGGCAAAGCATGGGCTCAGGCTAGGATGTTTAGACACGACATGGCAACTTTCCTGTCAGTGCTTGCTAGGTGGGATGGCGCGAGTAGCTAGGTTGCGGCCGGCCATGTGTGGCAGTGGTAGGGTTGCTATTAACAATTGTAACCACATGTAAACTTTGACCATTGGTGGATGGGGCTCTTTACCTTTTCTCCTTCTTTAATGTATGATACGCACGCTAGTGCGTATTCTAGAAAAAGAAACAAAGACTAAGTTGAAACTAATTTCCTGGTCGATCTAAATCATAAAAACCATAAAATAAGCACTACGGTGAGTTTCTGAGCTCCGTATAACAGTCATAATAGTTACTATACTAAACCGCGTATgttttcttgttggggaacgtagtaatttcaagaaaattctacgcacacacaggatcatggtgatgcatagcaactagaggagaaagtgtgtccacgtaccttcgtagatcgaaagcggaagcattagcacaacgtggttgatgtagtcgtatgtcttcatgatccgaccgatccaagtaccgaacgcacagcacctccgagttgagcacacgtttagctcgatgacgtcccacgaactccgatctatcagagcttcacgggagagtttcgtcagcacgacggcgtgatgacggtgacgatgatgctaccgacatagggcttcgcctaagcaccgctacgatatgatcgaggtggattatggtggaggggggcaccgcacacggctgggagagatcaacagatcaacttgtgcgtctagaggtgccccctgccgccgtatataaaggagtaggggggaggccggccggcccctgtaggcgcgccaggaggaggagtcctcctcctagtaggagtaggactccccgctttccgggaaaggaaggaggagagggagaaggaaaggcccccccctctcctagtccaattcggaccagagtgggaggggcgcacggcctgccctaggccagtcctctctctctccactaaggcgcataaggcccactatttcttcCGTGAGGGTTCTGGTAACCTTCCGGCACTTCggtttcctccgaaaccatccggaacactttcggtgtccgaatatagttgtccaatatatcgatctttacgtctcgaccattttgagactcttagtcatgtccgtgatcatatccgggactccaaactatcttcggtacatcaaaacacaaaaactcataa
The window above is part of the Triticum aestivum cultivar Chinese Spring chromosome 2A, IWGSC CS RefSeq v2.1, whole genome shotgun sequence genome. Proteins encoded here:
- the LOC123191222 gene encoding probable fucosyltransferase 7, which translates into the protein MEGGKPSTQRHSSGAVRPIVLVVVAVSLVVVLFMATRVSPGCRPLLKAVYQQGLGRAGPSATADPLLGGLLSPDFDDRSCLSRYRASLYRQPSLHNLSSHLVSRLRRYESLHQLCGPGTPAYSRAVARLREAMDGHASSNSTSSSDTECSYIIWTPVEGLGNRILSTASAFLYALLTDRVLLVHHPADDLNDMFCEPFPGSNTTWVLPEEGFAIQGIKGLNVRTRESLGNAVGRGRDPPAPWLYVHLQTDYKPDDRRFFCDDGQETLRGVRWLVLRSDNYFVPGLFFLPRYEEELVRLFPRRDTVFHHLGRYLFHPSNTVWGMATRYYSSYLAPAEERVGVQVREFKYARISADERYKQIISCASRESLLPAVENATLPSSASDHHQEQEQEQKKRKAVLIVSLNGDYYDKLSSLYYEHGAAAVTVSVFQPTHLGTQHSEKRQHNQKALAEIVLLSFSDVVVTSAQSTFGYVSQGLAGLRPWVLMLPVDGKVPDPPCRLASTIEPCFMKAPHYDCRTRGDSDNGKLVPYIRQCEDVSYGVQLVE